A single Anopheles funestus chromosome 2RL, idAnoFuneDA-416_04, whole genome shotgun sequence DNA region contains:
- the LOC125763619 gene encoding cytochrome c oxidase subunit 7A1, mitochondrial produces the protein MGHHPEPPVMISDKLPESLRKKMITFQAKNELPVFLKGGPADRILFGVTASLCVVGVLGIFKMVYDLGFAKKKA, from the coding sequence ATGGGTCACCATCCAGAACCACCGGTTATGATTTCGGACAAGCTGCCGGAATCGTTACGTAAGAAGATGATTACGTTCCAGGCGAAAAACGAACTGCCCGTCTTCCTGAAGGGTGGACCGGCGGATCGGATCCTGTTCGGCGTGACGGCTTCCCTGTGCGTTGTCGGTGTACTGGGAATTTTCAAAATGGTCTACGATCTCGGATTCGCCAAGAAGAAGGCTTAA
- the LOC125763528 gene encoding probable serine/threonine-protein kinase DDB_G0277071 isoform X1 produces MECDDAAVERQKLVSNDEEDDQNTITNLSSSGQAKSVQTPISPVLSNKLFSSGETSRSQNSTSYSLGKGIANDAPLTTKVNYVNERKAQDTKPKAKKIQRELTPTGGIPNTNTITTTATVGTTSSSTSSNLPDGPITTAVPNSNVSRQLKSPPSQYQRPKPPDSLPSPSSSGIGGGGGGGGTKLRNNPSVNPVSSASGSSITLNAKSHNFSSRPLKHHSFISEVPDVRHMERALLGLLEDFHSGKLKAFGSGCTMEQMTSIREQQESLAKLHFDLGTEAFTGGSNNPNTDNELQAQSNMKKLVQKLEQLSFSIEKLHSSNVEK; encoded by the exons ATGGAGTGTGACGATGCGGCCGTGGAACGCCAAAAGCTAGTGTCGAACGATGAGGAAGATGATCAGAACACAATCACAAACCTTTCCTCGAGCGGGCAGGCAAAATCCGTACAGACGCCCATCTCACCCGTTCTGAGTAACAAG CTATTTTCCAGTGGCGAAACTAGCCGAAGCCAAAACTCCACCAGCTACTCACTGGGGAAAGGAATCGCGAACGATGCTCCACTGACCACTAAAGTCAACTACGTTAACGAACGCAAAGCGCAGGATACGAAGCCAAAGGCTAAAAAAATCCAACGAG AGCTCACACCCACCGGTGGTattccaaacaccaacaccatcaccaccactgCCACCGTTGGCACCACCTCTTCCAGCACAAGTAGTAATCTCCCGGACGGACCGATCACAACGGCCGTACCCAACAGCAACGTATCGCGCCAGCTTAAATCTCCGCCATCACAGTACCAACGCCCTAAGCCACCAGATTCGTTACCCTCGCCCTCAAGCAGTGGTATagggggtggtggtggtggtggaggcaCAAAACTACGCAACAACCCTAGCGTCAATCCTGTATCGTCTGCCTCGGGCAGCTCTATAACGCTCAATGCAAAATCGCACAATTTCTCATCCCGTCCATTAAAACATCATTCTTTTATATCAGAGGTACCCGACGTGCGGCATATGGAACGGGCCCTGCTGGGGCTGCTGGAGGATTTCCATTCGGGCAAACTGAAAGCTTTCG gttCCGGCTGCACGATGGAGCAGATGACGAGCATCCGCGAGCAGCAGGAAAGTTTGGCGAAGCTACACTTTGACCTTGGCACAGAAGCATTTACCGGTGGCAGCAACAATCCGAACACCGACAACGAGCTGCAGGCGCAAAGCAATATGAAGAAGCTGGTGCAAAAGCTGGAACAATTGTCCTTCTCCATCGAGAAGCTCCATTCAAGCAATGTAGAGAAGTAA
- the LOC125763528 gene encoding coiled-coil domain-containing protein 28A isoform X2, which yields MECDDAAVERQKLVSNDEEDDQNTITNLSSSGQAKSVQTPISPVLSNKLFSSGETSRSQNSTSYSLGKGIANDAPLTTKVNYVNERKAQDTKPKAKKIQREVPDVRHMERALLGLLEDFHSGKLKAFGSGCTMEQMTSIREQQESLAKLHFDLGTEAFTGGSNNPNTDNELQAQSNMKKLVQKLEQLSFSIEKLHSSNVEK from the exons ATGGAGTGTGACGATGCGGCCGTGGAACGCCAAAAGCTAGTGTCGAACGATGAGGAAGATGATCAGAACACAATCACAAACCTTTCCTCGAGCGGGCAGGCAAAATCCGTACAGACGCCCATCTCACCCGTTCTGAGTAACAAG CTATTTTCCAGTGGCGAAACTAGCCGAAGCCAAAACTCCACCAGCTACTCACTGGGGAAAGGAATCGCGAACGATGCTCCACTGACCACTAAAGTCAACTACGTTAACGAACGCAAAGCGCAGGATACGAAGCCAAAGGCTAAAAAAATCCAACGAG AGGTACCCGACGTGCGGCATATGGAACGGGCCCTGCTGGGGCTGCTGGAGGATTTCCATTCGGGCAAACTGAAAGCTTTCG gttCCGGCTGCACGATGGAGCAGATGACGAGCATCCGCGAGCAGCAGGAAAGTTTGGCGAAGCTACACTTTGACCTTGGCACAGAAGCATTTACCGGTGGCAGCAACAATCCGAACACCGACAACGAGCTGCAGGCGCAAAGCAATATGAAGAAGCTGGTGCAAAAGCTGGAACAATTGTCCTTCTCCATCGAGAAGCTCCATTCAAGCAATGTAGAGAAGTAA
- the LOC125763575 gene encoding uncharacterized protein LOC125763575, translating into MLQFCCCVDVKTYVSWIIGQSVFWEKNLPVLRHIKHTKRIYRMADLKRDLDEYLLLQENQKKNFKLEMPKIPSLPTPDLVGKLFGRNQEPEANSWLKDTQDTCCPKLSRIQRIVGFVTCMGLGIFCMIVSTFYIPVLILKARKFALLYTLGSVFFIMSFSFLSGFGAMFRQMFSRERVAMSISYTCCLTATLYFAMVAQSTAFTVLFAVAQIITLLWMILAAIPGGMSGVKFFGSMFRSSVSSTLPV; encoded by the exons ATGCtgcagttttgttgttgtgttgacGTCAAAACATACGTGTCGTGGATCATCGGGCAATCTGTGTTTTGGGAGAAAAATCTTCCTGTTTTACGGCACATAAAACATACCAAACGAATTTACAGAATGGCGGATTTAAAGCGCGATCTGGACGAGTACCTGCTGTTGCAGGAAAATCAgaagaaaaacttcaaactAGAGATGCCCAAAATACCGTCCCTGCCTACACCTGACCTCGTTGGAAAACTGTTCGGTCGCAACCAGGAACCAGAGGCAAATAGTTGGCTAAAGGATACGCAGGACACTTGTTGCCCAAAGCTG TCTCGAATCCAGCGAATAGTCGGCTTCGTGACATGCATGGGGCTGGGTATATTTTGTATGATCGTGTCCACTTTCTACATACCCGTGTTGATACTGAAGGCGAGAAAGTTTGCCCTACTGTACACACTCGGCAGTGTGTTTTTCATCATGAG CTTTTCCTTCCTAAGCGGTTTTGGAGCTATGTTTCGGCAGATGTTTTCCCGGGAACGGGTCGCCATGTCGATCAGCTATACATGTTGCCTAACGGCCACGCTATACTTTGCAATGGTTGCACAAAGCACCGCCTTTACGGTACTGTTTGCCGTCGCACAGATCATAACGCTGCTGTGGATGATTTTGGCCGCCATTCCGGGGGGCATGAGTGGGGTGAAATTCTTTGGCAGCATGTTCCGAAGTTCCGTATCCAGCACACTTCCCGTTTAA
- the LOC125763453 gene encoding major facilitator superfamily domain-containing protein 1-like: MPRQYDEDEARRPILHADTDTDEPTAVSGSLARLGRPSDDDELTERLTGCGATACCNPSSFLHRFQALILMCLVGFGSYFCYDNPGALQDTFKSDLDLTTTQFVMLYSIYSWPNVILCFIGGFLMDRVFGIRLGTIIYMFILLIGQLIFAMGATINMFWLMIVGRFMFGIGAESLAVAQNSYAVLWFKGKELNMVFGLQLSFARVGSTVNFLVMVPIYKYVKSLGYQGHMCTGVVLLLATLTCVMSMICALILGWMDRRAARIMKRNDSAPGGEVAKLSDVRTFKVSFWMVTVICVAYYVAIFPFIALGKVFFMRKFDFTSEDANTVNSIVYIIAAVASPLFGLIVDRTGRNVLWVFLSVLVTIVAHGMLAFSYLNPYIGMITMGLAYSMLASSLWPLVALIVPEYQLGTAYGICQSVQNLGLAVISMISGMIVDKGGYFMLEIFFIGWLIVSLLATIVIWMYDASNDGLLNMSPAARSLYASKTLQGRSGEPGRSGDMTDSQEQLERDRRSKDPEAIRNRYVNRVLDGTPNQSDTEPLIE; this comes from the exons ATGCCCCGCCAGTACGACGAAGATGAAGCACGTCGTCCTATTCTGCATGCGGACACGGACACGGATGAACCGACCGCGGTCAGCGGATCGTTGGCCCGCCTAGGACGCCCGAGCGATGACGATGAGCTGACCGAGCGGTTGACAGGTTGTGGTGCAACCGCGTGCTGTAACCCGTCCTCGTTTCTGCATCGCTTCCAGGCGCTTATCTTGATGTGCCTGGTCGGTTTCG GGTCTTACTTCTGCTATGATAATCCGGGCGCATTACAAGATACGTTCAAATCGGATCTCGATCTTACCACCACCCAGTTCGTGATGCTGTACTCGATCTACTCGTGGCCCAATGTGATCCTTTGCTTCATTGGAGGCTTCCTGATGGATCGCGTATTTGGCATCCGGTTGGGAACGATCATCTACATGTTTATACTGCTGATCGGACAGCTGATCTTCGCGATGGGTGCCACTATCAACATGTTTTGGCTCATGATCGTCGGACGCTTCATGTTCGG CATTGGTGCGGAATCGCTTGCCGTGGCGCAGAACAGTTACGCGGTACTGTGGTTCAAGGGCAAGGAGCTTAATATGGTGTTTGGGCTGCAGCTATCGTTTGCCCGCGTTGGCAGCACGGTCAACTTCCTCGTCATGGTACCGATCTACAAGTACGTGAAGAGTCTCGGCTACCAGGGACACATGTGTACCGGGGTGGTCCTGCTGCTTGCCACACTGACCTGTGTGATGTCAATGATTTGCGCGCTGATTCTCGGCTGGATGGATCGCCGGGCAGCACGTATTATGAAGCGTAACGATTCCGCCCCAGGCGGAGAAGTGGCCAAACTGTCCGATGTGCGCACATTTAAGGTATCGTTCTGGATGGTGACGGTGATTTGTGTGGCATACTACGTGGCCATCTTTCCGTTCATCGCACTGGGGAAGGTGTTTTTTATGCGAAAGTTTGACTTTACGTCCGAGGACGCCAATACGGTCAATTCGATTGTGTACATTATTGCCGCAGTAGCTAGCCCGTTGTTTGGGCTGATTGTGGATCGTACCGGACGCAATGTGCTGTGGGTATTTCTGTCCGTGTTGGTGACGATCGTAGCACACGGTATGCTTGCGTTCAGCTATCTGAATCCGTACATCGGAATGATCACGATGGGGTTAGCCTACTCGATGCTTGCTTCCAGCCTGTGGCCATTGGTTGCGTTGATTGTACCGGAATATCAACTGGGAACCGCATACGGCAT CTGTCAATCCGTACAAAATCTGGGACTGGCCGTGATCTCCATGATTTCGGGCATGATCGTTGACAAGGGTGGATACTTTATGttggaaattttcttcatcggATGGCTTATCG TTTCTCTGCTGGCTACTATCGTTATCTGGATGTATGACGCAAGCAATGATGGTCTGTTAAACATGAGCCCAGCTGCACGTTCTCTTTATGCAAGCAAAAC ATTGCAAGGCCGGTCCGGTGAACCGGGTAGGTCTGGTGATATGACGGACAGCCAGGAGCAGTTGGAGCGTGATCGGCGCAGCAAGGATCCGGAAGCGATCCGAAACCGGTACGTGAACCGTGTGCTCGATGGTACACCAAACCAAAGCGATACCGAGCCGTTGATAGAGTAA